A stretch of Desulfitobacterium dichloroeliminans LMG P-21439 DNA encodes these proteins:
- a CDS encoding ABC transporter permease → MFSPKIVVGTLEVGLMYAIMVLGVYLTFRILDYADLSVEGSFTLGAATAATLIFQGYNPWLATSIAFVVGFIAGIFTGIFHTKFKITALLSGILTMTALYSINLRVMGKANISLLRARTIFSDFESLPGMEKYGVLVLCSLTVVILGLLVYLFLNTEIGLALRATGDNELMIRSLGVNTDIMKILGLALSNGLVAFSGSFVAQNQQFADASMGIGMIVAGLASVIIGEVLVGTSSIARAIVAVICGGVIYRVIIAVVLQLGLEPTDLKLLTAVIVLIALVSPSLKSKFSAFNGGILGKGDSYANSTKSN, encoded by the coding sequence ATGTTCTCTCCCAAAATTGTTGTAGGAACTCTAGAAGTTGGACTTATGTACGCGATTATGGTTCTGGGAGTTTACCTTACCTTTCGTATACTAGATTACGCGGACCTTTCCGTGGAGGGCAGCTTCACTCTTGGAGCTGCCACCGCGGCTACCCTTATTTTTCAAGGCTATAATCCATGGCTAGCAACTAGCATCGCCTTTGTTGTTGGCTTTATAGCCGGAATATTCACGGGTATATTTCACACAAAATTTAAAATAACAGCCCTCCTCTCAGGAATTTTAACCATGACTGCCTTATACTCTATTAATTTACGCGTGATGGGCAAAGCTAATATTTCTCTACTCAGGGCTCGCACTATTTTTTCAGATTTCGAAAGTCTTCCTGGGATGGAGAAATATGGAGTCTTAGTCCTCTGCTCCCTTACGGTCGTCATCCTTGGACTTCTGGTTTATCTGTTTTTGAACACCGAAATCGGCTTGGCGTTGCGGGCGACGGGTGATAATGAACTTATGATCCGTAGCTTAGGTGTTAATACCGACATAATGAAGATACTCGGCCTGGCCTTGTCAAATGGTCTAGTCGCCTTCTCCGGAAGCTTTGTTGCACAAAACCAACAATTTGCCGATGCTAGTATGGGGATCGGAATGATTGTTGCCGGACTTGCTTCTGTCATTATTGGTGAAGTTTTAGTGGGAACATCCTCCATTGCCCGAGCTATTGTTGCAGTGATATGTGGAGGAGTCATCTATCGAGTTATTATCGCAGTTGTCTTACAGCTTGGTTTGGAGCCTACTGATTTAAAACTCCTAACGGCGGTGATTGTTCTCATCGCACTTGTCTCACCTAGCTTAAAGTCAAAATTCTCAGCGTTCAATGGCGGCATTCTCGGGAAGGGGGATTCATATGCTAACAGTACAAAATCTAACTAA
- a CDS encoding UvrD-helicase domain-containing protein: MSSLKWTPEQQAAIDLRGQILVAAAAGSGKTAVLVQRLIDRITHAAEKVDVDRFLVVTFTKAAAAEMRERIGKALEEALFAETDPAEVEHLLHQRALLYRASITTLHSFCMELLRQYFYQIELDPAFRVADEAEADLLRQETLEDLFEDYYSSEDSAFQALVDAFGTDRDDQPLMESILRLHEFAMSQVHPAQWLDRLASAYQWSSLDELLQSSWGLVARQGILDKVEESLNELERAYHIAIQPGGPLQYAPVLQDDSSRILLLQKALERGVWNEVESALYEAAAFPNLPRGSKKNSGEPTFSEDEIKHLREESKKARDGAKKKLEEIKTSVLSVPLTDQLFYLGKMEGLMRTLGQVTQKFIFEYQSAKRKRNIVDFSDLEHYALSLLEIENQPSVIAQKLQDYYAEVLVDEYQDINPVQERILQCVSRQEGPHANLFMVGDVKQSIYRFRMADPRLFLRKYADFPHFIVGEEAPSSNLVIDLNQNFRSRSEIIQGINYLFYQIMTEGAGEVAYDKQAALRAGAKFISNPVLKTAEGPIEVHLFDPKSIDLSITRSYETTHSEEMFCSSSNSEAEQDQDFESGEEDGNLEELETARIEARLVATRIQKMVQGCEFKIFDKTLGDFRPVQYSDVVILMRSLSSVAPVYLEEFQNVGIPVYAETNSGYFRANEVDTMLSLLKVIDNPRLDIPLAAVLRSPLVGMNGTELGKLRSLLPQGDFYETIVLAYWASQNEPQEVAENEEVKDVLVMHQDYLTQLEAKTKAILTQSPEIQAKVNSFYPKLQAWRQRSRRTSLADLIWHLYEETGFLAYVGTLPSGSQRQANLRVLYDRACRYEATHYRGLFRFLRFLEKFQDQGKDFGSASIVGEKDNVVRLITVHSSKGLEFPVVFMVGLGKKFNTRSLSNQLLLHSQLGAGVPLIDVENQVRYPSIIQYAVKQRLWQESLAEELRILYVALTRAKERLFLYGQVNKLSETLERWQSLASSCSEIPFTDGQLRSAKTYLDWIGPALARYPEDLFGLGHPPLDYGLPDNDSQWKVVIHERISDPTPQEIAAIDPESSICESLIMVENNTLQEPDGVRELEQPASRGEEEGERGDRASAEGMTLAGIKEEIFMRLNWQYPSSEAVHQVAKTSVSELKRQMPWSMDLEYEPHPTQSTPTFLRPKFVQSQKELTPAEKGTAMHTAIQHLPLTTWRNTWESLLSEEKKNTLELYKNSLIQADILSEVQGNTVSIDVLLKLLDSFTGKRLLEAEEVRREVPFTLSLSLKAQKEPVLVQGIIDALVINPREHRADVLDFKTDYLIQDTHPEETLIQRYALQLGLYAMAVERLLDVPVQDCLIYSTTLNQEFKIPREVIQKALDAVSHESLRQR; the protein is encoded by the coding sequence ATGAGCAGTCTTAAATGGACTCCGGAACAACAGGCAGCTATTGATTTAAGGGGCCAGATTCTTGTCGCAGCAGCTGCAGGCTCGGGTAAAACTGCAGTTCTAGTGCAACGACTCATTGATCGTATTACACATGCGGCCGAAAAGGTTGATGTGGATCGTTTTCTGGTTGTAACCTTTACGAAAGCCGCCGCTGCAGAAATGCGCGAGAGAATTGGCAAGGCTTTGGAAGAGGCTCTTTTTGCAGAAACAGACCCGGCTGAAGTAGAACACCTACTCCACCAACGGGCCCTGCTTTATCGAGCCAGTATTACAACCCTTCACTCTTTTTGCATGGAGCTCCTTCGCCAGTATTTTTATCAAATTGAGCTTGATCCAGCTTTTCGGGTGGCCGATGAGGCGGAAGCTGATCTCCTTCGCCAAGAGACACTTGAAGATCTATTTGAAGACTATTATTCCTCTGAGGATTCTGCCTTTCAAGCCTTGGTGGATGCCTTTGGCACCGATCGAGACGATCAACCCCTGATGGAGTCGATTCTGAGACTTCATGAATTTGCCATGAGCCAGGTTCACCCTGCACAGTGGTTAGATCGTCTTGCCTCAGCTTACCAGTGGAGCAGTTTAGATGAACTTTTACAAAGCTCGTGGGGCTTGGTTGCTCGACAGGGAATACTGGATAAGGTCGAAGAGAGTCTTAATGAATTGGAACGGGCCTACCACATTGCCATACAACCCGGTGGTCCACTTCAGTATGCTCCTGTCCTCCAAGACGATTCATCCCGTATACTCCTTCTTCAAAAGGCCCTAGAAAGAGGAGTCTGGAATGAAGTGGAGAGCGCGCTTTACGAAGCTGCTGCTTTTCCTAACCTACCGCGGGGCAGTAAAAAGAATTCAGGCGAACCTACGTTTAGTGAAGACGAAATAAAACATCTTCGTGAGGAAAGCAAAAAAGCACGGGATGGTGCCAAAAAGAAATTGGAAGAAATTAAGACTTCTGTTTTATCCGTTCCTTTAACGGATCAGTTATTTTATCTGGGCAAGATGGAAGGGTTGATGCGAACCCTAGGGCAGGTAACGCAGAAATTTATTTTTGAGTATCAAAGTGCAAAACGGAAACGTAATATTGTGGATTTTTCCGATCTTGAGCATTATGCCCTTAGTTTATTAGAGATTGAAAATCAACCCTCTGTGATCGCCCAAAAGCTTCAAGATTACTATGCAGAGGTTCTGGTGGATGAATATCAGGATATCAATCCTGTTCAAGAACGAATTCTGCAATGCGTATCTCGTCAAGAAGGCCCTCATGCCAATCTGTTTATGGTTGGTGATGTTAAGCAAAGTATTTATCGATTTCGGATGGCCGACCCCCGGCTCTTCTTAAGAAAGTACGCGGATTTCCCGCATTTTATAGTAGGAGAAGAGGCACCTTCTTCGAACCTAGTCATTGATCTCAATCAGAATTTCCGAAGCCGCTCAGAGATCATACAAGGAATCAACTATCTCTTCTATCAGATCATGACCGAGGGGGCAGGGGAAGTTGCCTATGATAAGCAGGCAGCTCTTAGGGCGGGTGCCAAATTCATCTCTAACCCTGTACTTAAAACGGCTGAGGGTCCTATTGAAGTCCATTTATTTGACCCCAAGAGTATAGATTTATCAATCACTCGAAGTTATGAAACTACCCATTCAGAGGAAATGTTTTGTTCATCATCAAATTCAGAAGCGGAGCAGGATCAGGACTTTGAGTCAGGGGAAGAAGACGGGAACCTGGAAGAGCTGGAAACTGCTCGTATAGAAGCGCGGTTAGTGGCCACGCGGATTCAGAAGATGGTTCAAGGCTGTGAATTTAAGATTTTCGATAAAACCCTTGGAGACTTTCGACCTGTTCAATATTCGGATGTCGTTATACTTATGCGCTCCTTATCCTCGGTAGCCCCAGTCTACTTAGAGGAATTTCAAAATGTTGGTATTCCAGTGTATGCTGAAACCAATAGCGGGTATTTCCGTGCCAATGAAGTCGATACCATGTTATCGTTATTGAAGGTTATCGATAATCCTCGCTTAGATATTCCTTTGGCTGCGGTACTGAGATCCCCCCTGGTCGGTATGAATGGAACTGAGCTAGGAAAATTACGCTCATTGCTCCCGCAAGGGGATTTTTATGAGACCATTGTCTTAGCGTATTGGGCTAGCCAAAATGAACCACAAGAAGTAGCTGAGAATGAAGAAGTAAAAGATGTTCTAGTTATGCATCAAGATTACCTGACTCAGTTAGAAGCGAAGACCAAAGCCATTCTAACCCAATCACCGGAAATACAAGCGAAGGTGAACTCCTTTTACCCGAAGCTACAAGCTTGGCGGCAGCGCTCACGTCGCACGTCCTTGGCTGATTTAATATGGCATCTGTATGAGGAAACGGGTTTTCTTGCTTATGTGGGGACCTTACCTTCTGGGTCACAACGCCAGGCTAACTTGCGTGTCCTCTACGATCGGGCTTGCCGCTATGAAGCAACTCATTATCGTGGCTTATTCCGGTTTCTGCGGTTTCTCGAAAAGTTTCAAGATCAGGGGAAAGATTTCGGGAGTGCCAGCATTGTGGGTGAAAAGGATAATGTGGTTCGACTCATCACAGTGCACTCCAGCAAAGGATTAGAATTTCCTGTGGTATTCATGGTTGGATTAGGGAAAAAATTTAATACGCGAAGCCTAAGCAATCAACTTCTACTCCATTCTCAATTGGGAGCAGGTGTTCCGTTGATTGATGTGGAGAATCAAGTTCGTTATCCATCCATTATTCAATATGCGGTGAAGCAACGCTTATGGCAAGAGTCTCTTGCCGAAGAATTGCGCATTCTTTATGTAGCGCTCACGCGGGCCAAAGAGCGCTTGTTTCTCTACGGTCAAGTTAACAAATTGTCCGAAACCCTCGAGAGATGGCAAAGCTTAGCCAGTTCTTGCTCTGAGATTCCCTTTACTGATGGTCAGCTGCGAAGTGCCAAAACTTATCTAGATTGGATTGGACCCGCTTTGGCGCGTTATCCCGAAGATTTATTTGGTTTGGGTCACCCACCACTGGATTATGGTCTACCGGATAACGATTCTCAGTGGAAAGTCGTAATTCATGAAAGAATTTCTGATCCTACTCCACAGGAAATCGCAGCTATTGATCCTGAGAGTTCTATATGTGAGTCATTGATTATGGTTGAAAACAATACATTACAAGAACCAGATGGAGTAAGAGAGCTAGAGCAACCAGCTAGCAGAGGAGAAGAAGAAGGAGAAAGAGGGGATAGGGCAAGTGCCGAGGGAATGACCTTGGCAGGGATAAAAGAGGAAATATTTATGAGGCTGAATTGGCAGTACCCCTCATCTGAAGCAGTCCATCAAGTAGCCAAAACCAGTGTCAGCGAATTAAAGAGACAAATGCCTTGGTCTATGGATTTAGAATATGAGCCCCATCCAACACAATCAACTCCTACCTTTCTGCGGCCAAAATTTGTTCAGTCCCAAAAAGAATTGACTCCGGCAGAAAAAGGAACAGCAATGCATACAGCCATCCAGCACCTTCCTTTAACGACATGGAGAAATACCTGGGAAAGCCTTTTAAGTGAGGAGAAGAAGAATACCCTTGAGCTATATAAGAATTCCTTAATCCAAGCAGACATTCTTTCTGAAGTGCAGGGGAATACAGTATCTATTGACGTGCTCCTTAAGTTGTTAGATTCCTTCACAGGAAAGCGCTTATTAGAGGCCGAAGAGGTAAGGAGAGAAGTTCCTTTCACGTTATCACTATCACTTAAAGCACAAAAGGAACCCGTCCTTGTGCAAGGGATCATAGATGCGTTAGTCATTAACCCTCGAGAACATCGTGCAGATGTACTTGACTTTAAGACTGATTATCTAATTCAGGATACCCATCCCGAGGAAACATTAATACAACGCTATGCATTACAGCTTGGCTTATACGCCATGGCAGTTGAAAGGCTTTTGGACGTACCAGTACAAGATTGCTTAATCTATTCCACCACTTTAAATCAAGAATTCAAAATTCCAAGAGAGGTTATCCAAAAGGCTTTAGATGCTGTTAGCCATGAATCCTTGAGACAAAGATAG
- the addB gene encoding helicase-exonuclease AddAB subunit AddB, with translation MSLRFILGRAGTGKSTLCLDEIRKEIQENPMGLPLILLVPEQATHQMEMSLAHDSQFGGILRAQVLSFRRLGWRVFAEAGGGGKTLIGEVGKRMLLRRLLLKHRSGLRIFARSATRPGMADLFAKAIAEFKIYRIMPDDLRRIQDSDELLMQKTQELALLYEEFDRSLGSELRDPDDELNTVAEKIPLTPFLQGAKIWIDSFKGFTPQELYVIQSLLGSASEITISLPLDPELIRERSPHFKPGEELFYGPWQTYHSLVNLARETKTRIETISLRETYRFKQAGLKHLEQYYSLYPTQSFRLGEAVGLDTLGITILCAANKRAEVEGIARELRRLVREEHKRWRDCIVITRDLTSSQDIIEQVFSAHDIPFFIDHKRPVIHHPLLELLLAAIETVQKDWAYEPLFRCLKTDFFPLTRNQVDCLENYCLAYGIKGSAWNSNRPWNYSRGSENKQEFELINDTRQIIYDILQPFREILRPEKEASKPINVAQVTVAIYELLLRLKVPEHLQSWAEEARGRGELAEAQLQSQIWDAVMQVLDEMVAGLGEEVLELPDFSLILTSGLENLKLGLIPPGLDQVLVGSLDRSRNPETEVLFLMGAIDGVLPAKPSNEGIFDELDRLRLERLGILLAPKGKVQLYEEHYFIYTALTRARQRLYISYPLTDDEGKGLTVSPVINRIKTIFPELKEMHISLDTEGLESISHPYPLLTAYALHLQNLREGIPLDPLWESVRAWFQGKTDIFPQVIMLEKGIEALNNEEKLPQPLARQLYGKRLITSVSRLEQFARCPFAHYAQYGLKLKERSNFKLSPPDMGQFFHAVLHEFALALRERQLEWGALTKEESWQLVNEVADPISQQLQNKILLSNARYRYLAHKLKRTVHHAVRVLGEHARQGIFVPIELEVKFGPQEDIPPLEVPLSDGNSLILRGQIDRIDCAKLDNQVYLRILDYKSRESHVNLNQIYYGLDLQLLAYLDAALQGAQILLLSSKSPQAVNNSELHPDIMLQQDGEVENIHPAGFLYFPVLEPQLRSKTLLSSEQLENDRIKAVKVKGYLLADRNVLMAMDRNLEDSNLLGIKFNKGGDFKKGSPILTEEQFALLRKHLHNFLRQSGEELLDGNIAIAPYRQGKSNACQYCSYKPICHFDPCLPENTYRNLPVIQDQDFWNRLDTQPDQLDLHKQPLSTVAIKPHKSQDLLWLGEEEISVGKEDNDEQS, from the coding sequence GTGAGTTTACGCTTTATTTTGGGCCGAGCGGGTACGGGAAAAAGCACACTTTGTTTAGATGAAATTCGCAAGGAAATCCAAGAGAATCCGATGGGTTTACCCCTCATTCTTCTGGTCCCTGAGCAGGCTACCCACCAGATGGAAATGAGTCTTGCCCATGATTCCCAGTTCGGAGGAATCCTTCGCGCGCAAGTTCTAAGCTTTCGACGTTTGGGTTGGCGAGTTTTTGCCGAAGCAGGCGGTGGAGGGAAGACCCTGATTGGAGAAGTAGGAAAAAGAATGCTTCTACGGCGGCTGCTCCTCAAACATCGGTCAGGGTTACGGATCTTTGCCCGCTCGGCTACCCGCCCCGGGATGGCCGATTTATTCGCAAAAGCTATTGCAGAATTTAAAATCTACCGAATCATGCCGGATGATCTCAGGAGAATTCAGGACTCCGATGAGTTATTGATGCAAAAAACCCAAGAATTAGCGTTGCTATATGAAGAATTTGACCGGAGTTTAGGATCGGAGTTAAGGGACCCTGATGATGAACTAAATACTGTAGCAGAAAAGATTCCTTTAACTCCATTTCTTCAAGGCGCTAAGATTTGGATTGATAGCTTTAAAGGATTTACCCCTCAAGAGCTTTATGTTATCCAATCTCTACTGGGTAGCGCTTCCGAAATCACCATTTCCCTCCCCCTTGATCCTGAACTTATTAGGGAGAGAAGTCCTCATTTTAAGCCTGGAGAAGAATTGTTTTATGGTCCCTGGCAGACCTATCATTCTCTTGTGAACCTAGCACGTGAAACCAAAACACGGATCGAAACGATTTCGCTGAGAGAAACTTATCGTTTTAAACAAGCTGGACTAAAGCACCTTGAACAATATTATAGCCTTTATCCGACTCAATCCTTTAGACTTGGAGAGGCAGTAGGTCTTGATACTTTAGGAATAACTATTCTCTGTGCTGCCAATAAAAGGGCGGAGGTTGAAGGTATAGCTCGTGAATTACGACGGTTGGTCAGGGAAGAACATAAAAGGTGGCGTGATTGCATCGTCATTACTCGAGATTTGACAAGTTCTCAAGATATTATCGAGCAAGTGTTTAGTGCTCATGATATTCCTTTTTTCATAGATCATAAACGCCCGGTGATTCATCACCCTCTCTTAGAATTGTTATTAGCAGCTATCGAAACAGTTCAGAAAGATTGGGCCTATGAACCCCTCTTTCGTTGTTTAAAGACGGATTTTTTTCCTTTGACCAGAAATCAAGTGGATTGTCTGGAAAACTATTGCCTTGCCTATGGGATCAAGGGGAGTGCCTGGAATAGCAATCGACCCTGGAATTACTCCCGAGGGTCTGAAAACAAGCAAGAATTTGAGCTGATCAATGACACTCGTCAAATCATTTATGATATACTGCAGCCCTTTAGGGAGATACTCCGCCCTGAAAAAGAAGCTTCAAAACCTATCAATGTTGCTCAAGTGACGGTGGCAATCTATGAGCTCTTATTACGTTTGAAAGTTCCTGAGCATCTTCAAAGTTGGGCAGAAGAAGCTCGTGGAAGGGGGGAGCTTGCCGAGGCACAGCTGCAAAGTCAAATCTGGGATGCTGTCATGCAAGTGTTAGATGAGATGGTAGCAGGGCTAGGTGAGGAAGTGCTGGAGCTTCCTGACTTTTCCTTGATTCTTACCTCAGGCTTAGAGAATTTAAAGCTAGGCTTAATTCCTCCCGGCCTTGATCAAGTCCTGGTGGGCTCCTTAGATCGATCCCGTAACCCTGAAACAGAAGTTCTCTTTTTAATGGGAGCGATCGATGGGGTACTTCCTGCGAAACCATCGAATGAAGGGATATTTGATGAACTGGATCGGTTGCGCTTAGAACGCCTTGGAATTTTACTCGCACCCAAGGGAAAAGTGCAACTTTACGAGGAACACTATTTTATTTACACCGCTCTAACCCGTGCCAGACAAAGATTGTATATTAGTTATCCACTAACTGACGATGAAGGTAAAGGACTGACTGTTTCACCCGTCATCAATCGAATTAAAACAATCTTCCCAGAGTTAAAGGAAATGCACATAAGTCTGGATACAGAGGGTCTAGAATCCATCAGCCATCCTTACCCTCTTTTGACGGCTTATGCTCTCCATCTACAGAATCTTCGAGAAGGTATCCCCCTTGATCCATTATGGGAATCGGTCAGAGCATGGTTTCAAGGCAAGACCGATATCTTTCCCCAGGTCATCATGCTAGAGAAGGGAATTGAAGCACTAAACAATGAAGAAAAGCTACCTCAGCCCTTGGCTCGACAGCTTTACGGAAAACGTTTAATTACCAGTGTTTCTCGTTTAGAGCAATTTGCTCGTTGTCCCTTTGCACACTATGCTCAATATGGATTAAAGCTCAAGGAACGCTCTAATTTTAAACTTTCTCCACCGGATATGGGGCAATTTTTTCATGCAGTCTTGCATGAGTTTGCCCTCGCTTTGAGAGAGAGGCAGTTGGAGTGGGGAGCATTGACAAAAGAAGAATCGTGGCAGCTCGTCAACGAAGTAGCTGATCCCATCTCCCAACAATTGCAGAATAAGATTTTACTGAGCAATGCGCGTTATCGATACTTAGCCCATAAGCTGAAGCGCACTGTCCATCATGCGGTCCGAGTCCTTGGGGAACATGCTCGGCAAGGGATCTTTGTACCCATCGAGCTGGAAGTGAAATTTGGCCCTCAGGAAGATATCCCTCCCTTGGAAGTGCCCTTAAGTGATGGTAATTCCTTAATTCTAAGAGGCCAAATCGATCGCATTGATTGCGCTAAATTGGATAATCAAGTTTATTTGCGAATCTTGGACTATAAATCCCGTGAATCTCATGTCAATCTCAATCAAATCTATTATGGGTTAGATCTGCAACTTTTGGCCTATCTTGATGCTGCCCTACAAGGGGCTCAAATTCTCTTATTATCATCAAAATCTCCTCAAGCCGTTAACAATTCAGAGCTTCACCCTGATATAATGCTCCAACAAGATGGGGAGGTAGAAAATATCCATCCCGCCGGCTTTTTGTATTTTCCTGTCTTGGAGCCTCAACTCCGCTCTAAAACGTTGCTCAGTTCTGAGCAGTTAGAAAATGATCGGATTAAAGCTGTGAAGGTAAAGGGATACTTACTTGCTGACCGTAATGTCTTAATGGCCATGGACCGAAATCTTGAAGACTCTAATTTGCTAGGAATTAAATTCAATAAGGGAGGAGACTTCAAAAAAGGCTCTCCCATCCTGACAGAAGAACAATTTGCTCTGCTTAGGAAACACCTGCATAATTTTTTGCGCCAAAGTGGGGAAGAGCTTTTAGATGGGAATATTGCCATCGCACCCTATCGGCAGGGAAAGAGTAACGCTTGCCAATATTGCTCTTACAAACCTATATGTCATTTCGACCCCTGTTTGCCCGAGAATACTTATCGTAACTTACCTGTAATACAGGACCAAGACTTCTGGAATCGTTTGGATACACAACCTGACCAACTTGATCTCCATAAGCAACCACTGTCAACTGTTGCAATAAAGCCCCATAAGAGTCAGGACCTTCTCTGGTTAGGTGAAGAGGAAATAAGTGTTGGAAAGGAGGATAATGATGAGCAGTCTTAA
- a CDS encoding ABC transporter substrate-binding protein, whose amino-acid sequence MKKSNFKRILGVGLSLVLAFGLTGCGGNSAPSTSQGTEGSSQGEKVNIGIIQIVEHPALDAARQGFLETLKAKGYEEGKNLTVDYQNAQGDQSILQSISQKFASSDLDLILAIATPAAQAMASATQDIPILITAVTDPVEANLVDSMDKPGGNISGTTDMNPIKDQMDLLKKLVPDAVTVGVLYNAAEVNSEVQVRVVKAEAPALGLKIEEATVATSADVLQAAQSLVGKVDAIYVPTDNMVVSAAQSVVQVANENKIPIISGESSVVDAGGLGTIGINYKNLGAQTGEMAIRIFEGAKVAEMPIESQKDFDIVLNQKTLDLLGIKVPAEIESEATFLNK is encoded by the coding sequence ATGAAAAAAAGTAATTTCAAAAGAATTTTAGGCGTTGGTTTAAGTTTAGTTCTAGCGTTTGGATTAACAGGATGCGGAGGTAATTCGGCACCCAGTACATCTCAAGGTACAGAAGGGTCTTCTCAAGGTGAGAAAGTGAATATTGGCATAATCCAGATTGTCGAACATCCTGCCCTCGACGCTGCTCGGCAAGGTTTCTTAGAAACTTTAAAAGCAAAAGGCTATGAGGAAGGTAAAAATTTAACTGTTGACTATCAAAATGCTCAGGGAGATCAATCTATTCTTCAATCCATTTCCCAAAAGTTTGCATCGAGTGATCTCGACCTCATTCTTGCTATTGCCACTCCTGCAGCCCAAGCTATGGCGAGTGCTACCCAAGATATCCCCATCTTGATTACAGCAGTAACTGATCCTGTGGAAGCGAATCTTGTCGATAGCATGGATAAGCCTGGTGGCAATATTTCTGGTACTACCGATATGAACCCCATTAAAGATCAAATGGACCTCCTGAAAAAATTAGTTCCTGATGCTGTGACTGTTGGAGTCCTCTATAACGCAGCTGAAGTTAACTCCGAAGTCCAAGTTCGCGTTGTCAAGGCAGAAGCACCTGCTCTCGGACTTAAAATTGAAGAAGCTACCGTGGCTACCAGTGCTGATGTTCTGCAAGCAGCTCAATCATTAGTTGGAAAAGTAGATGCTATTTATGTTCCTACCGATAATATGGTCGTCTCTGCTGCCCAATCCGTTGTGCAAGTAGCTAACGAGAACAAAATCCCAATTATTTCCGGTGAAAGTAGCGTAGTTGACGCCGGAGGACTTGGGACCATTGGTATTAACTATAAAAATTTAGGTGCTCAAACCGGCGAGATGGCCATTCGTATTTTCGAAGGTGCTAAAGTTGCCGAAATGCCGATTGAAAGTCAAAAGGATTTTGATATTGTCCTCAATCAAAAAACGCTGGACCTTCTTGGCATAAAAGTACCAGCAGAAATTGAAAGTGAAGCAACGTTTTTAAATAAATAG
- a CDS encoding ABC transporter ATP-binding protein — protein sequence MLTVQNLTKIFNKGTINEKKALDHFSLELAPGDFVTVIGSNGAGKSSMMNAIAGVFLPDCGNISIDKQDITKCPSHKRAGLISRVFQDPLSGTAASMTIEENLVMALRRGESRRLRWALDVNKRDYFRNELAKLGLGLEGRLTTKVKLLSGGQRQALTLLMATLQEPKLLLLDEHTAALDPKTAEKVIELTCKVAESSKLTTLMITHNLEQALSVGNRTIMMHEGRIVLDIRGIERNNMTIGRLLEMFEKASGVHMNNDRMMLAGTR from the coding sequence ATGCTAACAGTACAAAATCTAACTAAAATCTTTAACAAAGGAACGATCAATGAAAAAAAAGCCCTTGATCATTTCTCACTGGAGCTAGCCCCTGGTGACTTTGTCACTGTGATTGGTTCCAACGGCGCTGGGAAATCCTCGATGATGAATGCCATCGCCGGAGTGTTCCTCCCTGATTGCGGAAATATTTCGATAGATAAACAAGATATAACAAAATGCCCATCCCATAAACGGGCTGGTCTTATCAGTCGAGTCTTTCAGGATCCTTTATCAGGAACCGCTGCCTCGATGACAATTGAAGAAAACTTGGTTATGGCTTTACGCCGTGGCGAATCCCGCCGTTTGCGTTGGGCTTTAGATGTTAATAAACGCGATTACTTCCGTAATGAGCTGGCGAAATTAGGGTTAGGTTTAGAGGGCCGTTTGACAACCAAGGTTAAACTCCTATCGGGTGGACAACGACAAGCCCTTACCCTGCTTATGGCGACCCTCCAAGAACCCAAGCTTTTGTTATTGGATGAACACACTGCCGCACTTGATCCCAAAACGGCGGAGAAAGTCATAGAGCTGACTTGTAAGGTAGCTGAAAGCTCTAAACTTACGACCTTGATGATTACTCATAATTTAGAGCAAGCCCTAAGCGTTGGGAATCGTACCATAATGATGCATGAAGGTCGAATCGTTCTGGATATCCGCGGTATAGAGCGCAATAATATGACTATTGGTCGTTTATTGGAAATGTTTGAAAAAGCCAGCGGTGTTCATATGAATAATGACCGGATGATGCTGGCCGGAACTCGTTAA